The following are from one region of the Arachis duranensis cultivar V14167 chromosome 10, aradu.V14167.gnm2.J7QH, whole genome shotgun sequence genome:
- the LOC107469558 gene encoding jasmonate-induced oxygenase 4: MVEVDPVFVQAAEHRPKASITIAEGIPLIDLSPINYQDDEEATRLKSSSPVWNIIEEIGRACKEWGFFQVINHKVPLEKRQRIEDAAKKFFGLSLEEKLKVRRDDRNVLGYFEAEHTKNVRDWKEIYDFNVQQPTFIPPSHDHHHDDINIQFHWDNRWPLNPPHFREACEDYAEEVEKLAYKLMELIALSLGLAPNRFRGFFKHNTSNIRLNHYPPCPYPHLALGLGRHKDTGVLTVLNQDDVGGLQVRRKSDGEWITVKPISNSFIINVGDMIQVWSNDAYESVEHRVMVNSERDRFSIPFFLKPALYTDVEPLQELINDMNPPKYKAINWGKFRIARMRSNFTKSNVENLQIYHFKLSP, from the exons ATGGTAGAGGTAGACCCAGTTTTTGTGCAAGCAGCAGAACACAGACCAAAAGCTTCAATAACCATAGCCGAAGGAATCCCTTTAATTGATCTGTCTCCCATAAACTACCAAGATGATGAAGAAGCCACAAGATTGAAATCATCATCACCAGTTTGGAATATTATTGAAGAAATAGGGAGAGCATGCAAAGAATGGGGTTTCTTTCAGGTGATCAATCACAAGGTACCTTTAGAGAAGAGGCAGAGGATTGAAGATGCTGCGAAGAAGTTCTTTGGTCTTAGTTTGGAGGAGAAGCTGAAGGTTAGAAGGGATGATAGGAACGTGCTTGGTTACTTTGAAGCAGAGCATACCAAGAACGTTAGGGATTGGAAGGAGATTTATGATTTCAATGTTCAACAACCTACTTTCATTCCACCatctcatgatcatcatcatgatGACATAAATATTCAGTTTCATTGGGATAATCGTTGGCCTCTCAATCCTCCTCACTTTAG AGAAGCATGCGAAGACTATGCAGAAGAAGTGGAGAAACTAGCCTATAAGCTGATGGAACTGATTGCACTGAGCTTAGGGTTAGCACCAAATAGGTTCCGTGGCTTCTTCAAACACAACACAAGTAATATCAGACTGAATCATTATCCACCTTGCCCTTACCCTCATTTGGCACTTGGTCTTGGGCGCCACAAGGACACTGGAGTGTTAACTGTGCTTAATCAAGATGATGTTGGTGGTCTTCAAGTTAGACGAAAATCTGATGGAGAGTGGATCACAGTCAAACCCATTTCCAATTCTTTCATCATCAATGTTGGTGATATGATTCAG GTTTGGAGCAATGATGCATATGAAAGTGTAGAGCACAGGGTGATGGTAAACTCAGAGAGAGACAGGTTTTCCATTCCATTCTTCTTGAAGCCAGCATTGTACACTGATGTGGAACCTCTACAAGAGTTGATAAACGACATGAACCCTCCAAAGTATAAAGCAATCAACTGGGGCAAGTTCCGCATTGCAAGAATGAGAAGTAATTTTACTAAGTCCAATGTTGAAAATCTCCAAATTTATCACTTCAAGTTGTCCCCGTAA